One Diceros bicornis minor isolate mBicDic1 chromosome 27, mDicBic1.mat.cur, whole genome shotgun sequence genomic region harbors:
- the LOC131392804 gene encoding RWD domain-containing protein 2B yields the protein MTETEQAEAQLSELELLASMFPGENELVVNDQLALAELKDCIEKRTMEGRSSKVYFTINMNLEVSEEAVVMFSLACILPFKYPAVVPEITVRSISLSRSQQTQLNTDLTTYLQKNCLGDVCILNATEWVREHASGYVSRDTTHSPAPGSTVQPVDLILTRLWIYSHHIYNKYKRKNILEWAKELALSGFSMPGKPGVVCVEGPQSACEEFWSRLRKLNWKRILIRHREDIPFDGTNEEMERQRKFSIFEEKVFNVNGARGNHMDFGQLYQFLNAKGCGDVFQMFFGVEGQ from the exons ATGACTGAGACCGAGCAGGCAGAGGCCCAGCTCTCTGAGTTAGAGCTGCTAGCCAGTATGTTCCCCGGTGAGAATGAGCTTGTCGTAAATGACCAGCTGGCTTTAGCAGAACTGAAAGATTGTATTGAAAAGAGGACAATGGAGGGACGATCTTCAAAAGTTTACTTTACTATCAATATGAACCTGGAAGTATCTGAGGAAGCAGTG gtaatgTTTTCTCTGGCCTGTATTCTTCCCTTTAAATACCCTGCAGTTGTGCCCGAAATTACTGTCAG ATCAATATCATTAAGTAGATCCCAGCAGACTCAGCTGAACACAGATCTGACCACATACCTGCAAAAGAATTGTCTCGGAGATGTCTGTATATTGAATGCCACAGAGTGGGTTAGAGAGCATGCCTCTGGCTACGTCAGCAGAGACACCACACATTCCCCAGCTCCAGGAAGCACAGTCCAGCCAGTCGATCTCATTCTCACGAGACTCTGGATCTATAGCCATCACATCTACaacaaatacaaaagaaagaatattctaGAGTGGGCAAAGGAGCTTGCCCTATCGGGGTTTAGTATGCCTGGGAAACCTGGTGTTGTTTGTGTGGAAGGCCCACAAAGTGCCTGTGAAGAATTCTGGTCAAG ACTCAGAAAATTAAACTGGAAGAGAATTTTAATTCGCCATCGAGAAGACATTCCTTTTGATggtacaaatgaggaaatggaaagacaaagaaaattttcaatttttgaagaaaAGGTGTTCAATGTTAATGGAGCCAGAGGAAACCACATGGACTTTGGTCAGCTTTATCAGTTTTTAAATGCCAAAGGATGTGGGGACGTTTTCCAGATGTTCTTTGGTGTGGAAGGACAGTGA